One window of Staphylococcus chromogenes genomic DNA carries:
- the ilvN gene encoding acetolactate synthase small subunit, with translation MRRTFKLKVFDKVGTLNRLTSLFVRRQFNIVNISASPTREEGLTEITFVAEVPNEKVTRTIIQQLKKQINTLLVEDITETNTFNRELLLIKLKVPEDKMAFEKTLHSYDALVSILKEDDHAMYLQAIGPQLMLDQLLNELSSLELEQVSRTGTANIV, from the coding sequence ATGAGGCGTACATTTAAATTAAAAGTCTTTGACAAAGTAGGCACGTTGAATCGATTAACTAGTTTATTCGTAAGACGCCAATTTAACATCGTAAATATTTCAGCTAGCCCCACACGTGAAGAAGGCCTAACAGAGATTACATTTGTCGCAGAAGTTCCTAACGAAAAAGTCACACGTACGATTATTCAACAGTTAAAAAAACAAATAAATACACTTCTTGTTGAAGATATTACTGAAACCAATACCTTTAACAGAGAATTACTACTCATAAAATTAAAAGTTCCTGAGGATAAAATGGCATTCGAAAAAACACTCCATTCTTATGATGCGCTTGTTTCCATTTTAAAAGAAGATGATCATGCGATGTACTTACAGGCCATTGGTCCTCAACTTATGTTAGATCAACTTTTAAATGAATTATCATCATTAGAGCTCGAACAAGTTTCACGCACAGGAACAGCGAATATTGTTTAA
- the tsaE gene encoding tRNA (adenosine(37)-N6)-threonylcarbamoyltransferase complex ATPase subunit type 1 TsaE, protein MIKIITLDDLQIFAEKLTSQLKPGDVILLEGDLGAGKTTLSQMVGRALGVKRTINSPTFNIIKSYQGSDMAFHHMDCYRLESSDEDLGFDEYFEDHAVTMVEWSQFIQEYLPEHCLKLILRVMEDDVRTIEIETSGEHFNEMKEYLEHD, encoded by the coding sequence ATGATAAAAATAATAACCTTAGATGACTTACAAATATTTGCTGAAAAATTGACGTCCCAATTAAAGCCAGGGGATGTCATCCTTTTAGAAGGTGATCTTGGTGCAGGTAAAACAACGTTAAGTCAAATGGTCGGGCGCGCTTTAGGTGTTAAACGTACCATCAACTCACCGACTTTTAATATTATTAAATCGTACCAAGGGTCGGATATGGCATTTCATCATATGGATTGTTACCGATTAGAAAGTTCTGATGAAGATTTAGGTTTTGATGAATATTTTGAAGACCATGCGGTGACCATGGTCGAGTGGAGTCAATTTATTCAAGAATACTTACCAGAGCATTGTTTGAAATTAATCCTTCGTGTGATGGAAGATGACGTTAGAACGATTGAAATTGAAACTTCTGGAGAACATTTTAACGAAATGAAGGAGTATCTCGAACATGATTAG
- the leuB gene encoding 3-isopropylmalate dehydrogenase, with product MTFKLVALPGDGIGPEIMRGTLDILNLLAETFHFSYQIETHLLGGSAFDATESPLPDDTLKACQSADAILLGAIGGPKWQNCKIRPEQGLLKLRSELGLFANIRPTKVTTEMIPFSPLKSHIVKDTDFIIVRELTGGIYFGSPRRLEPSYARDTLEYAKAEIERIAHVAFQLAQSRRTKVTSVDKENVLASSKLWRQTMEEVACLYPDVTLEHLLVDACSMKLIQNPQQFDVIVTENLFGDILSDEASMLPGSLGLSPSSSINQAGLALYEPIHGSAPDIAGQNKANPFGMVLSLALCLKESFQLYEVAKYLEQCVYHLISQRSTTPDLGGTLTTSEVFECIKTYIKEA from the coding sequence ATGACGTTTAAACTTGTCGCACTCCCTGGTGATGGTATTGGACCGGAAATAATGCGTGGGACATTAGACATTCTTAATTTATTAGCAGAAACCTTTCACTTTTCATATCAAATTGAAACACATTTACTCGGAGGAAGTGCCTTTGATGCTACAGAAAGTCCACTTCCAGATGATACGTTAAAAGCATGTCAATCTGCGGACGCAATTCTTTTAGGCGCGATAGGTGGGCCTAAATGGCAAAACTGTAAAATTCGTCCGGAACAAGGGCTATTAAAATTACGAAGTGAACTTGGCTTGTTTGCCAATATTCGCCCTACAAAAGTAACCACAGAGATGATCCCCTTCTCACCTTTAAAATCTCATATCGTCAAAGACACAGATTTTATTATTGTACGAGAATTGACGGGAGGCATCTACTTTGGTTCACCACGTCGTTTAGAACCATCCTACGCGAGAGATACGCTTGAATATGCAAAAGCAGAAATTGAACGCATTGCACATGTCGCCTTTCAGCTTGCACAATCCCGTCGAACTAAGGTGACATCCGTAGATAAGGAAAACGTTTTAGCAAGCAGTAAACTCTGGCGCCAAACGATGGAAGAAGTGGCCTGCCTTTATCCAGATGTAACGCTTGAGCATTTACTAGTCGATGCTTGTAGCATGAAACTCATTCAAAACCCGCAACAATTTGATGTTATCGTAACTGAAAATCTTTTTGGCGATATTTTAAGTGATGAAGCTTCTATGTTACCCGGTTCATTAGGGCTATCACCTTCATCAAGTATAAATCAAGCAGGACTTGCTTTGTATGAACCTATTCATGGTTCCGCACCTGATATTGCTGGACAAAACAAAGCCAATCCATTTGGCATGGTTTTATCATTAGCTTTATGTTTAAAAGAATCTTTTCAATTATATGAGGTCGCAAAGTATTTAGAACAATGTGTCTATCACCTCATTTCTCAACGAAGCACAACACCTGATCTTGGCGGGACGTTAACGACATCTGAAGTATTCGAATGCATTAAAACGTATATTAAGGAGGCGTAA
- the ilvB gene encoding biosynthetic-type acetolactate synthase large subunit: MVNQKNVIDTIEFESYSSNTEFEPTTLKSGAELLIDAFLEENVDYIFGYPGGAVLPLYDSFYEGRIPHILYRHEQGAVHAAEGYARVSGKPGVVVVTSGPGATNTLTGIADAYSDSLPLVVITGQVATPGIGKDAFQEADLLSMTTPITKHNYQVNDVKDIPKIVKEAFYVANSGRKGPVVIDFPKDMGVLSTDSPHEAIVETPGYQVNYAPRQDDINQLQKYLEHATKPLILAGAGVQFSKSNKALLTFVERHKIPVVTTLHGLGAIPYEHPLFLGMGGMHGSYASNMALTDCDLLINLGSRFDDRLASNPENFAPNATIVHVDIDPSEINKIIDTDLGIEADVKAVLDQLLNLPFSTVQHEAWLKQVQQNKEKHPFKYSKEKDTPLSKPQRAIEYIGELTNGEALVTTDVGQHQMWVAQFYPFRTHGQFITSGGLGTMGFGIPSAIGAQFASPQSTVVAFVGDGGFQMTNQELALLKEYQLNIKVVLINNGTLGMVKQWQDKFFKQRFSHSVFNDQPNFIQLVEAYGVKAYLIEHTNDLETTLDEAFQYDGPAFIEIRISPTEPVLPMVPSGKANHEMEGLL, from the coding sequence ATGGTTAATCAAAAAAACGTGATAGACACAATTGAATTTGAGTCATATTCGTCTAACACAGAATTTGAACCAACCACCTTAAAGTCAGGAGCAGAATTACTTATCGATGCTTTTTTAGAGGAAAATGTAGACTATATTTTTGGTTACCCTGGAGGTGCTGTTCTTCCCCTTTACGATTCATTTTATGAGGGGCGCATCCCCCATATTCTTTATCGTCATGAGCAAGGTGCAGTTCATGCAGCTGAAGGATATGCCCGTGTCAGTGGTAAACCCGGCGTTGTCGTTGTTACGAGTGGTCCAGGGGCAACAAACACACTCACAGGAATCGCCGATGCTTATAGTGATTCTTTACCTCTCGTAGTTATTACGGGTCAAGTCGCTACACCAGGCATTGGTAAGGATGCCTTTCAAGAAGCTGATTTACTTTCTATGACGACACCCATTACCAAACATAATTACCAAGTGAATGACGTTAAGGACATTCCTAAAATAGTCAAAGAAGCATTTTACGTTGCGAATTCTGGAAGGAAAGGCCCTGTCGTGATTGACTTTCCAAAGGATATGGGCGTGCTCTCAACGGATAGCCCTCATGAAGCGATTGTTGAAACACCAGGTTATCAAGTGAATTACGCGCCACGTCAAGATGACATCAACCAATTACAAAAGTATTTAGAACACGCTACAAAGCCACTCATTTTAGCAGGGGCTGGCGTACAGTTTTCTAAATCAAATAAGGCTTTACTTACATTTGTTGAGCGTCATAAAATCCCTGTTGTCACGACTTTACACGGTTTAGGTGCGATTCCTTATGAACACCCTTTATTTTTAGGAATGGGTGGCATGCACGGCTCATATGCAAGTAACATGGCGCTTACAGATTGTGACTTACTCATCAATTTAGGTTCTCGTTTTGATGATCGTTTGGCAAGTAATCCAGAAAATTTTGCCCCAAATGCCACGATTGTTCACGTAGATATTGATCCCTCAGAAATCAATAAAATCATCGACACTGATTTAGGCATTGAAGCAGATGTTAAAGCGGTTTTAGACCAGTTGTTAAACTTACCGTTTTCAACAGTTCAACACGAGGCATGGCTAAAGCAAGTGCAACAGAATAAAGAAAAACACCCTTTTAAATATTCAAAAGAGAAAGATACGCCATTAAGTAAACCTCAACGCGCGATTGAATATATTGGAGAACTTACAAATGGAGAAGCCCTCGTGACGACAGATGTCGGACAACACCAAATGTGGGTTGCACAATTTTATCCTTTTAGAACCCACGGACAATTTATCACAAGCGGTGGTTTAGGCACAATGGGATTCGGAATTCCTTCGGCGATTGGGGCTCAATTTGCTTCTCCTCAATCAACAGTTGTCGCTTTTGTAGGTGATGGTGGCTTTCAAATGACGAATCAAGAATTGGCACTTTTAAAAGAATATCAACTCAATATAAAAGTTGTACTCATCAATAATGGAACATTAGGGATGGTAAAACAATGGCAAGATAAATTTTTCAAACAGCGTTTTTCTCATTCTGTGTTTAATGATCAACCCAATTTTATTCAACTCGTTGAAGCATACGGTGTTAAGGCTTATTTAATAGAGCACACGAATGATTTGGAGACAACATTAGATGAAGCGTTTCAATACGATGGCCCTGCTTTTATAGAAATTAGAATCTCCCCTACTGAACCGGTACTACCAATGGTTCCTAGTGGAAAAGCAAATCACGAAATGGAGGGGTTGTTATGA
- the ilvC gene encoding ketol-acid reductoisomerase: MEDSIMTNVYYDQNIKNDALQGKTIAIIGYGSQGHAHAQNLKDNGYHVVIGIRPGKSFNKAKEDGFDVFPISEATEQADVIMVLLPDEIQGDIYEKEILPHLKSHNALAFAHGFNIHFNVIQPPSDIDVFLVAPKGPGHLVRRTFQEGSAVPALFAVHQDASGQAREIALSYAKGIGATRAGVLETTFKEETETDLFGEQAVLCGGVTRLIQSGFEVLVEEGYQPEIAYFEVLHEMKLIVDLLYEGGLENMRYSISNTAEFGDYVSGPRVITNDTKANMKAVLKDIQSGAFSDRFIKDNQNDFEQFKALREQQQNHPITEVGQSLREMMPFIKQKRIQK, encoded by the coding sequence TTGGAGGATTCTATTATGACAAACGTATATTACGATCAAAACATTAAAAATGATGCTTTACAAGGTAAGACGATTGCGATTATTGGTTATGGGTCTCAAGGCCATGCACACGCGCAAAATTTAAAAGACAATGGTTATCATGTTGTGATTGGTATTCGTCCAGGCAAATCATTTAACAAAGCGAAAGAAGATGGTTTTGACGTTTTTCCCATAAGTGAAGCAACTGAACAAGCAGATGTCATCATGGTACTTTTACCCGATGAAATTCAAGGTGATATTTACGAAAAAGAAATTCTTCCTCATTTAAAATCACATAATGCGTTAGCGTTTGCACATGGCTTTAACATTCATTTTAATGTGATCCAACCTCCTAGTGATATCGATGTATTTTTAGTCGCACCCAAAGGACCTGGACATCTTGTGAGACGTACTTTCCAAGAAGGTTCTGCAGTGCCAGCACTATTTGCTGTTCATCAAGATGCCTCAGGTCAAGCGCGTGAGATTGCGCTCAGTTATGCAAAAGGGATTGGTGCCACACGTGCTGGGGTTTTAGAAACAACATTTAAAGAAGAAACAGAAACCGATCTATTCGGAGAACAAGCTGTACTTTGTGGAGGTGTCACACGTTTAATTCAAAGTGGATTTGAAGTTTTAGTGGAAGAAGGCTATCAACCAGAAATCGCCTATTTTGAAGTCCTCCATGAAATGAAATTAATTGTGGATTTATTGTATGAAGGTGGATTAGAAAATATGCGTTATTCCATCTCAAATACTGCAGAATTCGGTGATTATGTCTCTGGACCTCGCGTAATTACCAATGATACCAAAGCCAATATGAAAGCTGTTCTCAAAGATATTCAATCAGGCGCATTTAGCGATCGCTTTATTAAAGATAACCAAAATGATTTTGAACAATTTAAAGCGTTACGAGAGCAACAACAAAACCATCCGATTACAGAAGTGGGACAATCTTTACGTGAGATGATGCCCTTTATTAAACAAAAGCGAATTCAAAAATAA
- the tsaB gene encoding tRNA (adenosine(37)-N6)-threonylcarbamoyltransferase complex dimerization subunit type 1 TsaB, protein MISLLLDSSNQPLSVAVMEDDDVLASRTNGEKVNHSIQLMPTVKMLLEEANLTPKQLDAIIVAKGPGSYTGLRIGVTTAKTLAYTLNIPLYGVSSLQALAATIDAQEKTIVPIFNARRGFVFAGIYQWQNGKLKAVMEDQYIALESLLSKLDTYSDAIFVGEDVRVFETELQPFDTIANLPKAETMFALQGEAVNVHTFVPSYLKLSEAEQNWMKQQSSKN, encoded by the coding sequence ATGATTAGTTTACTTTTAGATAGTTCAAATCAACCTTTATCGGTGGCCGTGATGGAAGACGATGATGTATTGGCTTCAAGAACGAATGGCGAAAAAGTTAATCACTCTATTCAGCTCATGCCAACAGTAAAAATGTTACTAGAAGAAGCAAATCTTACGCCAAAACAATTAGACGCAATCATTGTAGCCAAAGGACCTGGCTCCTATACAGGCTTAAGAATTGGTGTAACGACTGCTAAAACGTTAGCGTATACATTAAACATCCCTTTGTACGGGGTCTCTTCTTTACAAGCTTTAGCTGCCACTATCGATGCACAAGAAAAAACGATTGTCCCGATATTTAACGCACGCCGTGGATTTGTGTTTGCGGGAATTTACCAATGGCAAAATGGCAAGTTAAAGGCAGTGATGGAAGATCAATATATTGCTTTAGAATCCTTACTGTCAAAACTTGATACTTATTCCGATGCCATTTTTGTTGGGGAAGATGTGCGTGTATTTGAAACTGAATTACAACCTTTTGACACCATCGCCAACTTACCGAAAGCAGAAACAATGTTTGCTTTACAGGGTGAAGCAGTGAATGTTCATACGTTTGTGCCATCTTATTTAAAATTATCGGAGGCGGAACAAAATTGGATGAAGCAACAATCAAGCAAGAATTAA
- a CDS encoding 2-isopropylmalate synthase, whose amino-acid sequence MTSHIQIFDTTLRDGEQTPGVSFSFDERLEIAKQLERWGVDVIEAGFPASSLGSFESVKAISQILKRTTVTGLARCYKADIDAVYEATKEAVHPSIHVFIATSPIHLESKLNMTESEVLASINEHVTYAKSLFDVVQFSPEDATRTPLPFLIESVQTAVNAGATVINIPDTVGYSYPNEYGHIFKALRESIISETEIIYSAHCHDDLGLAVANSLSAIENGATRIEGAVNGIGERAGNTALEEIALALYVRQDHYASQTQIKLDLTKATSDLISRYSGLAIPRNKAIVGKNAFSHESGIHQDGFLKNPETYEIMTPQLVGVQHTELPLGKLSGKHAFQEKLSQLGYTIEAEDQKVLFQAFKQVADKKKQVTDQDIHALVQGTAHELQSYYQLETLQLQFVSKGLQSAVVVLKDKTGQTYQDACIGTGSIVAIYNAVDRIFEIHPELTDYRIEAINEGIDAQAEVRVAIQVQNQTFHGVGFDHDILYASCKAYVEASSKAMALQEKNRGDVT is encoded by the coding sequence ATGACAAGTCATATTCAAATTTTCGATACTACTCTAAGAGATGGTGAACAAACCCCTGGCGTCAGTTTTTCATTTGACGAGCGTTTAGAGATTGCAAAGCAACTAGAACGATGGGGTGTGGATGTCATTGAAGCGGGATTTCCCGCTTCTAGTCTAGGCAGCTTTGAATCTGTTAAAGCCATTTCACAAATACTCAAACGTACGACCGTCACTGGATTAGCAAGATGTTACAAAGCGGATATTGACGCTGTTTATGAAGCCACAAAAGAGGCCGTCCACCCTTCCATACACGTATTTATTGCCACAAGCCCGATTCATTTGGAATCGAAATTGAATATGACCGAAAGTGAGGTGCTAGCTTCGATTAATGAACATGTCACCTATGCCAAGTCATTATTTGATGTTGTGCAATTTTCACCAGAGGACGCCACACGAACACCCTTACCTTTTCTAATCGAAAGTGTTCAAACAGCTGTAAATGCTGGAGCTACAGTTATTAATATACCGGATACTGTGGGATACAGTTATCCAAATGAATATGGTCATATTTTTAAAGCTTTGCGAGAATCTATTATTTCAGAAACTGAAATTATTTACAGTGCTCATTGTCACGACGACCTTGGTCTTGCCGTTGCAAATAGTCTTTCTGCCATTGAAAATGGAGCTACACGAATCGAAGGTGCCGTTAATGGCATTGGAGAACGTGCTGGAAATACGGCGCTGGAAGAAATCGCATTAGCGCTTTATGTACGTCAAGATCATTATGCATCTCAAACACAAATTAAACTTGATCTTACGAAAGCGACCTCAGATTTGATTTCTCGATATTCAGGTCTTGCGATTCCACGTAATAAAGCTATCGTGGGTAAAAATGCATTCAGTCACGAATCAGGCATTCATCAAGATGGATTTCTTAAAAATCCCGAAACTTATGAAATTATGACCCCTCAATTAGTCGGTGTTCAACATACTGAGCTTCCTTTAGGAAAGTTGTCGGGTAAGCATGCGTTTCAAGAAAAACTTAGCCAACTGGGTTACACCATCGAAGCCGAAGACCAAAAAGTGCTATTTCAAGCTTTTAAACAAGTTGCAGATAAGAAAAAACAAGTGACTGATCAAGATATTCATGCACTCGTACAAGGCACCGCACACGAATTACAATCTTATTATCAATTAGAAACGCTTCAATTACAGTTTGTATCCAAAGGTTTACAAAGTGCAGTTGTTGTATTGAAAGATAAAACTGGACAAACGTATCAAGATGCGTGTATTGGGACAGGCTCTATCGTTGCGATATATAATGCCGTCGATCGAATTTTTGAGATACATCCTGAATTAACAGATTATCGAATAGAAGCCATTAATGAAGGCATAGATGCTCAAGCTGAAGTACGTGTAGCGATTCAAGTCCAAAATCAAACGTTCCATGGCGTTGGGTTCGATCATGATATTCTCTATGCTTCTTGTAAAGCCTATGTTGAAGCATCATCTAAAGCAATGGCATTGCAGGAGAAGAATCGAGGTGACGTAACATGA
- the tsaD gene encoding tRNA (adenosine(37)-N6)-threonylcarbamoyltransferase complex transferase subunit TsaD produces the protein MTQNTRILAIETSCDETSVSVIDNGTQLISNSVLSQIDSHKRFGGVVPEVASRHHVENMTLMIEDALQNAGCHMEDIDAIAVTQGPGLIGALLVGVNAAKALAFAHQKPLIPVHHIAGHVYANQLEEGLQFPLIALIVSGGHTELVYMKNHLDFEIIGETRDDAVGEAYDKVARTINLPYPGGPHVDRLAHEGEDTYDFPRVWLEQGSYDFSFSGLKSAVINKLHNLKQKGETPIPENVAASFQNSVVEVLVGKAIRACEAYGVQQLIVAGGVASNQGLREALHQATSEKGIQLTIPPRALCTDNAAMIGAAAYYIYQKGITADLDLNGKSQMDIEMYR, from the coding sequence ATGACTCAAAATACAAGAATTTTAGCAATTGAGACCAGTTGCGATGAAACAAGTGTAAGCGTGATCGATAATGGAACACAGCTCATCAGCAACAGTGTTTTAAGTCAAATCGATAGTCATAAACGATTTGGGGGTGTTGTACCAGAAGTCGCAAGTCGACATCATGTTGAAAATATGACTTTAATGATTGAAGATGCGCTACAAAACGCTGGATGTCATATGGAAGACATCGATGCGATAGCGGTGACTCAAGGGCCTGGACTCATCGGCGCCTTACTCGTAGGCGTGAATGCTGCCAAAGCGCTTGCATTCGCACATCAAAAACCATTAATCCCAGTACATCATATTGCAGGTCATGTCTATGCCAATCAATTAGAAGAGGGACTTCAATTTCCATTAATTGCCTTGATTGTCTCTGGGGGACATACAGAATTGGTTTATATGAAAAATCATCTAGATTTTGAAATTATTGGAGAAACGCGTGACGATGCTGTAGGAGAAGCTTATGACAAAGTCGCTCGGACTATTAATTTACCTTATCCTGGAGGTCCACATGTGGATCGTTTAGCTCATGAAGGGGAAGATACTTACGATTTTCCACGTGTTTGGTTAGAACAGGGAAGTTATGACTTTAGCTTTAGTGGCTTGAAAAGTGCTGTGATTAATAAACTGCATAATTTAAAACAAAAAGGTGAGACGCCTATCCCAGAAAATGTAGCCGCAAGTTTTCAAAATAGTGTTGTCGAGGTGCTTGTGGGTAAAGCTATCCGAGCATGTGAAGCTTATGGTGTTCAACAACTCATTGTTGCAGGTGGCGTGGCCAGTAATCAAGGATTAAGAGAAGCATTGCATCAAGCGACATCAGAAAAAGGCATTCAACTTACGATTCCTCCGCGTGCGCTCTGTACGGATAATGCGGCAATGATCGGAGCAGCAGCTTATTACATTTACCAAAAAGGTATCACCGCTGATTTAGATTTAAATGGAAAAAGTCAAATGGACATTGAAATGTATCGTTAA
- the rimI gene encoding ribosomal protein S18-alanine N-acetyltransferase, with the protein MDEATIKQELNIRRMTVADVPSVFEIERLSFNDSSWTKEAFYHEIEENNFAHYFAVEYGDLIIAYLGAWIVVDQAQITTIAVKPEFRGYGLGQHLLKYVMNYCAQVANMMSLEVRVENTVAQHIYQKLGFEYGGKRVNYYGEGEDALVMWVNLK; encoded by the coding sequence TTGGATGAAGCAACAATCAAGCAAGAATTAAATATTCGACGTATGACAGTGGCTGATGTGCCAAGTGTTTTTGAAATTGAACGTCTCAGTTTTAATGATAGTTCATGGACAAAAGAAGCCTTTTACCATGAAATCGAAGAAAATAATTTTGCGCATTATTTTGCTGTCGAATATGGAGATTTAATTATAGCGTATTTAGGGGCTTGGATCGTTGTAGATCAAGCACAAATCACGACGATTGCCGTTAAACCTGAATTTCGTGGCTACGGTTTAGGTCAACACTTATTAAAATATGTGATGAACTATTGTGCACAAGTGGCCAATATGATGAGTTTAGAAGTTAGAGTTGAAAATACTGTGGCACAGCATATTTACCAAAAATTAGGTTTTGAATATGGTGGGAAACGTGTTAATTATTATGGAGAAGGAGAAGATGCTTTAGTGATGTGGGTGAATCTAAAATGA
- the ilvD gene encoding dihydroxy-acid dehydratase, translating to MRSDKIKKGDHQAPARSLLHATGQIQSPTDMNKPFIAICNSYIDIVPGHVHLRELGDIAKEAIREAGGIPFEFNTIGVDDGIAMGHIGMRYSLPSREIIADAAETVINVHWFDGVFYIPNCDKITPGMLLAAVRTNVPAVFCSGGPMKAGLSSQGKALTLSSMFEAVGAFKEGHMTKEEFLEMEQNACPTCGSCSGMFTANSMNCLMEVLGLALPYNGTALAVGDERRELIRRAAKQLVENVKNDLKPRDIVTKEAIDDAFALDMAMGGSTNTVLHTLAIANEAGIDYDLERINEIAQKTPYLSKIAPSSSYSMEDVHLAGGVPAIINELLKKENVLNADRITVTGQTLRENNEGKAIQNTDVIRTLNRPYDKEGGLSILYGNIAPDGAVIKVGGVDPEIKTFTGKAICFDSHDEAVEAIDNHTVRAGHVVVIRYEGPKGGPGMPEMLAPTSSIVGRGLGKEVALITDGRFSGATRGIAVGHISPEAASGGPIGLIKDGDDITIDLTQRRLELHVDSTTLEKRRTSQQPFKAKVKTGYLARYTALVTSANTGGVMQVPEHLL from the coding sequence ATGAGAAGTGACAAAATAAAAAAAGGTGATCATCAAGCACCCGCACGAAGCCTTTTACACGCCACAGGTCAAATCCAATCACCTACAGATATGAATAAACCATTTATTGCGATTTGTAATTCTTATATAGATATTGTCCCTGGTCATGTTCATTTAAGAGAACTCGGGGATATTGCTAAAGAAGCAATTAGAGAAGCAGGTGGCATTCCGTTTGAATTTAATACGATTGGGGTGGATGACGGAATTGCAATGGGTCATATTGGCATGCGCTATTCTTTACCAAGTAGAGAAATCATTGCAGATGCTGCTGAAACTGTCATCAATGTGCATTGGTTTGATGGGGTGTTCTATATCCCAAATTGCGACAAGATTACACCCGGCATGTTATTAGCTGCAGTACGAACCAATGTACCTGCTGTCTTTTGTTCAGGTGGACCTATGAAGGCGGGGTTATCTTCTCAAGGGAAAGCCCTCACCCTATCTTCAATGTTTGAGGCTGTCGGTGCATTTAAAGAAGGCCACATGACAAAAGAAGAATTTTTAGAAATGGAACAAAATGCATGCCCCACTTGTGGTTCATGTTCAGGCATGTTTACCGCAAATTCCATGAATTGCTTAATGGAAGTCCTTGGACTAGCCCTCCCCTATAACGGAACAGCATTAGCAGTCGGCGATGAACGTCGAGAACTGATTAGACGCGCCGCCAAACAGCTCGTAGAAAATGTAAAGAATGATTTAAAACCACGAGATATCGTAACCAAAGAAGCGATTGATGATGCATTCGCCTTAGATATGGCGATGGGCGGATCCACAAATACAGTGTTACACACGTTAGCGATTGCTAATGAAGCTGGCATTGATTATGACCTTGAACGTATTAATGAAATTGCTCAAAAAACACCGTACCTTTCTAAAATCGCACCAAGCTCTTCTTATTCTATGGAAGATGTACATCTTGCGGGTGGCGTCCCTGCTATCATCAATGAATTGTTAAAAAAAGAAAATGTTTTAAATGCTGACCGTATCACAGTGACAGGACAAACATTACGTGAAAATAACGAAGGCAAAGCCATTCAAAATACAGATGTCATTAGAACTCTAAATCGACCTTATGACAAAGAAGGCGGTTTATCTATTCTCTATGGCAATATTGCCCCAGATGGTGCTGTGATTAAAGTTGGTGGAGTCGACCCAGAAATCAAAACATTTACAGGAAAAGCTATTTGTTTTGATAGTCATGATGAAGCCGTTGAAGCCATTGACAACCACACGGTCCGTGCTGGCCATGTCGTAGTCATTCGATATGAAGGACCTAAAGGGGGGCCTGGAATGCCAGAAATGTTAGCCCCTACTTCATCTATTGTGGGGCGTGGCTTAGGAAAAGAGGTCGCCTTAATTACAGATGGTCGTTTTTCTGGAGCCACACGTGGAATTGCAGTAGGTCACATCTCACCTGAAGCCGCTTCTGGCGGACCTATTGGCCTTATAAAGGATGGCGATGACATCACTATCGACTTAACACAACGTCGTTTAGAACTTCATGTCGACTCAACAACGTTAGAAAAACGTCGCACGTCACAACAGCCATTTAAAGCGAAAGTCAAAACAGGATATCTTGCACGCTATACCGCATTAGTGACGAGTGCAAATACGGGCGGTGTTATGCAAGTTCCCGAGCACTTACTTTAA